One genomic segment of Arthrobacter sp. Marseille-P9274 includes these proteins:
- a CDS encoding class I SAM-dependent methyltransferase, translated as MRFLAERAADAVEEMDRPDCDPAMLRRTYQQFPVVNRAIAGWRWLYRHRLRPLLNAGEENSLLDIGSGGGDVVRFLARWAASDGIRLDITGVDPDERAHAFAVSAPAPPGVRFRRAFSSDLVAEGRRFDLVTSNHLLHHLTPDAFAALLTDSERLSRRAAVHSDIRRSPAAYWLFGAGTLPFFHGSYIRRDGLTSIRRSYTREELRRAAPPGWSVENRPPFRNLLTYRAPADA; from the coding sequence ATGCGCTTCCTCGCGGAGCGGGCCGCCGATGCCGTCGAGGAAATGGACCGCCCGGACTGCGATCCCGCCATGCTGCGCCGCACGTACCAGCAGTTTCCGGTGGTCAACCGGGCGATTGCCGGCTGGCGCTGGCTGTACAGGCACCGGCTGCGGCCGCTGCTCAATGCCGGGGAGGAGAATAGCCTGCTGGACATCGGGTCCGGCGGCGGGGACGTCGTCCGCTTCCTGGCCCGCTGGGCGGCCTCAGACGGGATCAGGCTCGACATCACCGGGGTCGATCCGGACGAGCGTGCCCATGCCTTCGCGGTTTCCGCTCCCGCGCCGCCCGGGGTGCGGTTCCGGCGCGCCTTCAGCTCCGACCTGGTCGCGGAAGGCCGGCGCTTCGACCTCGTGACGTCCAACCACCTGCTGCACCACCTCACCCCGGACGCCTTCGCGGCCCTTCTGACGGACTCCGAGCGGCTCAGCCGCCGGGCGGCGGTCCACAGCGACATCCGGCGCAGCCCGGCGGCCTACTGGCTTTTCGGCGCGGGGACGCTGCCCTTCTTCCACGGCTCGTACATCCGGCGCGACGGATTGACCTCGATCCGCCGCAGCTACACTCGCGAAGAGCTCAGGCGGGCGGCCCCGCCCGGGTGGAGCGTGGAGAACCGACCGCCGTTCAGGAACCTGCTGACCTATCGGGCGCCGGCCGATGCCTGA
- a CDS encoding kynureninase, translated as MTDVPSLLSRARQLDAEDPLAPYRARFIGHDDPAVPAYLDGNSLGRPLAASVERVQELMVEQWGGRLIRGWDEGWLELPRQLGDELGRTALGAAPGQCLIADSTTVLLYKLIHAALSARPGRKRVVIDRDNFPTDRYVLEGIAADRGLELDWLEVPYEGGADVELVRSVTGDQTALVVLSHVAYRSGHLADMRAITEAVHDAGALVLWDLCHSVGVVPVELDAWGVDLAVGCSYKYLNGGPGAPAWIYVRREHQHLGQPIQGWLGSEDPFGMGQGYRPAAGIRRFASGTPPIIGMTAIADMIALIGEAGIGAIREKSKMLTQFALEATDGLLAPHGVVLASPRNPAERGSHLTIDHPAFRQVTARLWDRGVIPDYRNPNGLRLGLSPLSTGFEEVYRGVSAVAEELAGS; from the coding sequence ATGACTGACGTCCCCAGCCTGCTCAGCCGCGCCCGCCAGCTCGATGCCGAGGACCCGCTGGCCCCGTACCGTGCGCGCTTCATCGGCCACGATGATCCCGCCGTCCCGGCCTACCTGGACGGCAACTCGCTGGGCCGGCCCCTGGCCGCGTCCGTAGAGCGGGTGCAGGAGCTGATGGTGGAGCAGTGGGGCGGGCGGCTGATCCGCGGCTGGGACGAAGGCTGGCTGGAGCTGCCCCGGCAGCTGGGCGACGAGCTGGGCCGGACCGCCCTCGGCGCGGCCCCGGGCCAGTGCCTCATCGCCGACTCCACCACCGTTTTGCTCTACAAGCTCATCCACGCGGCGCTCTCGGCACGTCCGGGCCGGAAGCGGGTGGTCATCGATCGGGACAACTTTCCCACGGACCGCTACGTGCTGGAAGGCATCGCCGCGGACCGCGGCCTGGAGCTCGACTGGCTCGAGGTCCCGTACGAGGGCGGAGCGGACGTGGAATTGGTCCGTTCCGTGACGGGGGACCAGACGGCGCTCGTGGTGCTCAGCCATGTGGCCTACCGTTCCGGTCACCTGGCCGACATGCGCGCCATCACCGAGGCCGTGCATGATGCCGGCGCCCTGGTCCTTTGGGACCTCTGCCATTCTGTCGGGGTGGTCCCGGTGGAGCTGGATGCCTGGGGCGTGGACCTGGCCGTGGGCTGCAGCTACAAGTACCTCAACGGCGGTCCCGGTGCACCGGCCTGGATCTACGTGCGCCGTGAGCACCAGCATCTGGGCCAGCCGATCCAGGGGTGGCTGGGCAGCGAGGATCCCTTTGGGATGGGCCAGGGCTACCGGCCCGCCGCCGGGATCCGCCGCTTCGCCAGCGGCACGCCCCCGATCATCGGGATGACGGCCATCGCGGACATGATTGCGCTCATCGGCGAAGCCGGCATCGGCGCCATCCGGGAGAAGTCGAAGATGCTGACGCAATTCGCGCTGGAGGCGACCGATGGGCTGCTGGCACCGCACGGCGTCGTTCTTGCCTCGCCGCGGAACCCCGCGGAACGCGGCAGCCACCTGACCATCGACCATCCCGCCTTCCGGCAGGTGACGGCGCGGCTGTGGGACCGCGGCGTCATTCCGGACTACCGGAACCCGAACGGCCTGAGGCTGGGCCTGTCGCCGCTATCGACGGGGTTCGAGGAGGTTTACCGCGGCGTATCCGCGGTCGCGGAGGAGCTGGCCGGGAGCTGA
- a CDS encoding type III polyketide synthase, with translation MPVTLRALETAVPETVLVQSEVRDVFAAQPGLTRLGQRLVATSFDYSGIETRYTAVEELTLTRRSAEPVFFDAGSRTILSPSTKVRNDIFAAKATPLFIEAAEKALAACPDLAPADVTHVVTVSCTGFFNPGPDYKIVRALGLKPSVQRYHLGFMGCYAAFPALRAAKSFCEADPDAVVLVVTAELCTLHVRSSNDPDTIMGSSLFADGAAAAVVTARDLPGTSTALVLDHFETVLTPVGEESMAWNIGDEGFEMVLGTYVPHIIDDHIVGALDPLLARDASLYGRPYRDITHWAIHPGGRSILDKVEAKLELAEKQLVPARSVLRDYGNMSSATVMFVLKHILESPFGGMDERICSMAFGPGLTVETGLFTKTGAATAGTAAVPTDTSAAAAL, from the coding sequence ATGCCGGTCACCCTCAGAGCTCTCGAAACCGCCGTTCCCGAGACCGTCCTGGTCCAGTCGGAGGTCCGCGACGTTTTTGCCGCGCAGCCGGGGCTGACCCGCCTGGGCCAGCGTCTCGTGGCCACCTCGTTCGACTACTCGGGCATCGAAACCCGCTACACCGCCGTGGAGGAACTGACCCTCACCCGGCGCAGCGCGGAGCCCGTCTTCTTTGACGCTGGCAGCCGCACAATTTTGAGCCCGAGTACCAAGGTCCGCAACGACATCTTCGCCGCCAAAGCCACGCCCCTGTTCATCGAGGCGGCGGAGAAGGCCCTCGCCGCGTGCCCGGACCTGGCTCCGGCCGACGTCACCCACGTGGTCACGGTCTCCTGCACGGGGTTCTTCAATCCCGGACCGGACTACAAGATCGTCAGGGCGCTCGGACTCAAGCCGTCGGTCCAGCGCTACCATCTCGGTTTCATGGGCTGTTACGCAGCCTTTCCCGCCCTGCGCGCAGCGAAGTCCTTCTGCGAGGCGGACCCGGACGCCGTGGTCCTGGTCGTGACCGCCGAACTCTGCACGCTGCACGTGCGCTCGTCGAATGACCCGGACACGATCATGGGCTCCTCACTGTTCGCGGATGGTGCCGCGGCCGCCGTCGTCACTGCCCGCGACCTGCCCGGTACCTCGACCGCCCTCGTGCTGGACCACTTCGAAACCGTGCTGACTCCGGTCGGCGAGGAATCGATGGCCTGGAACATCGGCGACGAGGGCTTCGAAATGGTGCTCGGCACCTACGTCCCGCATATCATCGACGACCACATCGTCGGAGCCCTCGATCCGCTGCTGGCACGCGACGCGTCGCTCTACGGGCGGCCCTACCGGGACATCACGCACTGGGCGATCCATCCCGGCGGCCGCAGCATCCTGGACAAGGTGGAGGCCAAACTCGAGCTGGCCGAGAAGCAGCTGGTGCCGGCCCGCAGCGTGCTCCGCGACTACGGCAACATGTCCAGTGCCACCGTTATGTTCGTCCTCAAGCACATCCTGGAGTCCCCCTTCGGCGGCATGGACGAGCGGATCTGTTCCATGGCCTTCGGGCCGGGGCTGACCGTGGAGACCGGATTGTTCACGAAGACCGGTGCGGCCACGGCGGGCACCGCGGCCGTCCCGACCGACACTTCGGCCGCCGCGGCGCTCTGA
- the mshA gene encoding D-inositol-3-phosphate glycosyltransferase, which yields MRVLRRVAVLSLHTSPLAVPGGGDAGGMNVYVRAVSRELVAMGTEVDVFTRSTFEGQEPVERPRPGVRVVHLPGASADTVPKEQLPQHLDRLSAELRRFADADAADRYDVIHSHYWLSGKVGLGLQADWRVPLVHSMHTMAKVKNLHLLPGEPPEPDVRIFGEQDIAEGAARLVANTLTEATELRELYGTPSERIDVVPPGVDLGVFHPAGRALDRRALGIGDGTFHICFAGRIQALKGPQVLLAAAARLLKRCPDLRLQVTVIGEASGSSPLDLEALVAELGLAGRVRLLPPVSAKELARHFRSADVVAVPSYSESFGLVALEAQACGTPVVATNVGGLPSAVSHGVTGLLVDGHSPDDWASALGELFEYPAFRTQLGSSAAIHAAAFGWEQTAALTAHSYQHALDHFSPV from the coding sequence ATGCGTGTACTGCGCCGTGTCGCGGTCCTGTCCCTCCATACATCGCCGCTGGCGGTGCCGGGTGGCGGCGACGCGGGCGGCATGAATGTCTACGTCCGTGCGGTATCGCGCGAGCTGGTGGCGATGGGCACCGAGGTGGACGTCTTTACCCGCTCGACCTTCGAGGGGCAGGAACCGGTCGAGCGTCCGCGCCCCGGCGTGCGCGTGGTGCACCTGCCCGGCGCCTCGGCCGACACCGTGCCGAAGGAGCAGCTGCCGCAGCATCTGGACCGGCTGTCTGCCGAGCTGCGACGGTTCGCGGACGCGGACGCCGCGGACAGGTACGACGTCATCCACTCGCACTACTGGCTCTCCGGCAAAGTCGGGCTGGGACTGCAGGCCGACTGGCGGGTTCCGCTGGTCCACTCCATGCACACGATGGCCAAGGTCAAGAACCTCCACCTGCTGCCGGGCGAACCGCCGGAACCGGACGTGCGCATCTTCGGCGAACAGGACATCGCGGAGGGCGCGGCGAGGCTGGTGGCCAACACCCTGACGGAGGCCACCGAGCTCAGGGAGCTCTACGGCACCCCGTCCGAGCGGATCGACGTGGTCCCGCCCGGAGTGGACCTCGGCGTCTTCCATCCGGCCGGCCGCGCCTTGGACCGCCGCGCGCTGGGCATCGGGGACGGCACCTTCCATATCTGCTTCGCCGGTAGGATCCAGGCGCTGAAGGGCCCGCAGGTCCTGCTGGCCGCCGCGGCCCGCCTGCTGAAGCGGTGTCCGGACCTGCGGCTGCAGGTCACCGTCATCGGCGAAGCGAGCGGCTCCAGCCCGCTGGACCTAGAGGCCCTCGTGGCCGAGCTTGGCCTGGCCGGGCGGGTGCGGCTGCTTCCGCCGGTCTCCGCCAAGGAGCTGGCGCGGCATTTCCGCAGCGCCGACGTCGTGGCCGTGCCCTCCTACAGCGAGTCCTTCGGCCTGGTCGCTCTGGAAGCCCAGGCCTGCGGCACGCCCGTGGTGGCGACCAACGTCGGCGGCCTGCCCTCCGCCGTCAGCCACGGGGTGACCGGCCTGCTGGTGGACGGCCACTCCCCGGACGACTGGGCCTCGGCCCTCGGCGAGCTGTTCGAGTACCCGGCCTTCCGCACCCAGCTGGGCAGCAGCGCCGCCATCCATGCGGCGGCCTTCGGCTGGGAGCAGACAGCGGCCCTCACCGCGCACAGCTACCAGCACGCCCTGGACCACTTCAGCCCCGTCTGA
- a CDS encoding NAD(P)/FAD-dependent oxidoreductase — protein sequence MPEVTIVGAGPVGLLLGLLLRRRGTDVLLIEQRTQRSGHTRAIGIHPPALAVLEEAGAAEELIDAGTRITAGRALSGGREVARLAFSTVPGQHPFVLAVPQPVTERVLRTHYLAAGGQIVEGVRIVSAHDDGARVSLCGQRADPATAQRGPGEESGASVTFDAALAIGADGARSTMAAAVCAVSKPRTYPDTYLMGDFADTTGEPGTALLFLERDGIVESFPLPAGIRRWVVRTRQLQQPGAVELAELVGRRTGIRIDAGSNSMLSAFAVQSRLVRRMITGRIALIGDAAHEISPIGGQGMNLGWLDAAALAPIIAGALAGEPAASALRRFERTRRRAAVVAAAQAHLNMALGRPLPPPLLAARNRALLTVLRHPRAGQLLARRFTMH from the coding sequence ATGCCTGAGGTGACCATCGTCGGGGCAGGCCCGGTGGGGCTGCTGCTGGGGCTGCTGCTGCGCCGCCGCGGCACCGACGTCCTGCTTATCGAGCAGCGCACGCAGCGCAGCGGACACACCCGCGCCATCGGCATCCATCCCCCGGCTCTGGCCGTCCTCGAGGAGGCCGGGGCGGCGGAGGAACTGATAGACGCGGGAACCAGGATCACGGCCGGCAGGGCGCTGAGCGGGGGCCGAGAGGTTGCCCGGCTTGCCTTCTCCACCGTGCCGGGCCAGCATCCGTTCGTCCTGGCGGTGCCCCAGCCGGTCACGGAACGCGTCCTCCGTACGCACTACCTTGCAGCCGGAGGGCAGATTGTGGAGGGGGTGCGGATCGTTTCCGCGCACGACGACGGTGCACGCGTTTCGCTGTGCGGCCAGCGTGCGGACCCGGCGACGGCGCAGCGGGGGCCCGGAGAGGAATCCGGCGCTTCGGTGACGTTCGACGCCGCGCTCGCCATCGGCGCGGACGGCGCACGGTCCACCATGGCCGCCGCGGTCTGCGCCGTCTCCAAGCCCCGCACGTATCCGGACACCTATCTGATGGGCGACTTTGCCGACACGACGGGCGAGCCCGGGACGGCGCTGCTCTTCCTTGAGCGCGACGGCATCGTCGAGTCCTTCCCGCTGCCGGCCGGAATCCGCCGCTGGGTGGTGCGGACCCGGCAGCTGCAGCAGCCCGGAGCGGTGGAGCTGGCCGAGCTGGTCGGCCGCAGGACGGGGATCCGGATCGATGCAGGTTCCAACTCGATGCTGAGTGCTTTCGCCGTCCAATCCCGGTTGGTACGCCGCATGATTACCGGTCGGATCGCGCTGATCGGCGACGCCGCCCACGAGATCAGTCCGATCGGCGGCCAAGGCATGAACCTGGGCTGGCTGGATGCGGCGGCCCTGGCGCCGATCATCGCCGGCGCCCTGGCCGGTGAGCCCGCGGCCAGCGCCCTGCGCCGCTTCGAACGGACCCGCCGGAGGGCCGCCGTCGTCGCCGCTGCGCAGGCCCACCTGAACATGGCGCTGGGCCGGCCGCTGCCGCCGCCGCTGCTGGCCGCGCGCAACCGGGCGCTGTTGACTGTGCTGCGCCATCCGCGCGCAGGGCAGCTGCTCGCCCGCCGCTTTACGATGCACTGA
- a CDS encoding MaoC/PaaZ C-terminal domain-containing protein, translated as MSTSEEVLLEELPSLSRLYVSAASTAARTKLGGLERPLVLPPARHTVEDVRVSLEHVTRFQHLLHGTVRDSLPSVFVHSAAFPVGMSILARTDFPLPLLGMVHLGNRVRHLRSIHFSEPLAITAWADNLAGHFAGTKVDLHVTVCSAGEAVWDGVSTYLAKGVFLPGLDKQTRPPREDFIPPRPTATWRLGPEAGREYAGVSGDFNPIHLSSLSARVLGLKRSIAHGMYLASRVLTSIESVSAERFEWDIGFAAPVFLPATVAVRIEDEEAGGRWGASCFVGWGERSHRKHFQGVARAL; from the coding sequence ATGAGCACCTCCGAGGAAGTCCTGCTCGAGGAGCTGCCGTCCCTCTCGCGGCTCTACGTCAGCGCCGCCTCGACCGCGGCGCGGACCAAGCTGGGCGGCCTGGAACGGCCCCTGGTGCTGCCTCCGGCCCGGCACACGGTGGAGGACGTAAGGGTCAGCCTGGAACACGTCACCCGCTTCCAGCATCTGCTGCACGGCACGGTCCGCGACAGTCTGCCGTCCGTCTTCGTGCATTCGGCCGCGTTTCCGGTGGGGATGAGCATCCTGGCCCGCACCGACTTCCCGCTGCCGCTGCTGGGCATGGTCCACCTGGGCAACAGGGTCCGGCACCTGCGCAGCATCCATTTCAGCGAGCCCCTCGCGATCACTGCCTGGGCAGACAACCTCGCTGGGCACTTCGCGGGGACCAAGGTCGACCTGCACGTGACCGTGTGCTCGGCCGGGGAAGCGGTCTGGGACGGCGTCTCGACCTACCTGGCCAAGGGGGTCTTCCTGCCCGGCCTCGACAAGCAGACCCGTCCGCCGCGCGAGGACTTCATTCCGCCGCGGCCCACGGCGACGTGGCGGCTTGGTCCCGAAGCCGGCCGCGAATACGCCGGGGTCTCGGGAGACTTCAATCCGATCCACCTCAGTTCCCTCTCCGCGCGGGTCCTCGGCCTCAAGCGCTCCATCGCACACGGCATGTACCTGGCCTCCCGGGTGCTGACCAGCATCGAGTCCGTGTCGGCGGAAAGGTTCGAATGGGACATCGGCTTCGCGGCGCCGGTTTTCCTGCCGGCGACCGTAGCAGTGAGGATCGAGGACGAGGAAGCCGGCGGCCGCTGGGGTGCGTCCTGTTTCGTCGGCTGGGGCGAACGCAGCCACCGCAAGCACTTCCAGGGCGTTGCCCGCGCCCTGTAG